A window from Candidatus Methylomirabilis tolerans encodes these proteins:
- a CDS encoding glycosyltransferase family 52 protein encodes MKEVSAFICVTPLQSFIARRVIQEQGITDYLVMNINPHDQQVTRNYFAQLAENAIEGDYLILNSRIVGNYKKVSGVLRKWQKYRIVSLYLASIDTVFAQCIIHRHPSAALYTFDDGSVNIIPSSIYHVKPTLQMKQHAAYFCLRRHKDQDWIKRRIIKHFTIYPGMANIVEATRLHNMDLFNGHYNMVPEEGVNKSIRVFLGFNLSPKYFSAVKTINPDIYLPHPMEKRTEPWINYTSTDLIAEEYLMQLLNNFKSIELYACNSSVLLNVRSQRIQKVVVDLYGNTSQLQKEYNEVATLMGCKILSLI; translated from the coding sequence GTGAAGGAAGTGAGTGCATTCATTTGCGTGACTCCCTTGCAATCATTCATAGCACGTAGAGTTATTCAGGAGCAAGGGATAACGGATTATCTCGTGATGAACATTAATCCGCACGATCAACAAGTGACGCGAAATTATTTCGCACAACTTGCCGAGAATGCAATCGAAGGTGACTATTTAATCCTGAACTCGCGAATAGTTGGAAATTATAAGAAGGTGAGTGGAGTGCTAAGGAAATGGCAAAAGTATAGAATTGTCTCACTCTATCTCGCATCTATTGATACCGTTTTTGCACAATGCATCATTCATCGACATCCGTCGGCAGCGCTATATACATTCGATGACGGTTCCGTGAATATTATTCCTTCGAGTATTTATCATGTTAAGCCCACACTCCAAATGAAGCAGCACGCTGCTTACTTTTGTCTGCGCAGACATAAAGACCAGGATTGGATTAAGCGACGTATCATCAAGCATTTCACGATCTATCCGGGTATGGCGAATATCGTTGAGGCGACAAGGTTGCATAACATGGATTTATTTAATGGCCACTACAATATGGTGCCAGAAGAAGGTGTCAACAAGAGTATAAGGGTATTCCTTGGTTTCAATCTTTCACCGAAATATTTTTCTGCAGTAAAAACCATAAATCCGGATATCTACCTTCCTCACCCCATGGAAAAGAGAACTGAGCCTTGGATAAATTACACCTCTACGGATCTTATCGCCGAGGAATATTTAATGCAGTTGCTCAATAATTTCAAATCCATCGAACTATATGCTTGCAATAGTTCTGTTTTGCTGAATGTTAGGAGCCAGAGAATTCAGAAAGTTGTCGTTGATTTATATGGTAATACATCGCAGTTACAAAAAGAATATAACGAAGTGGCTACACTAATGGGTTGTAAGATTTTATCGCTCATATGA
- the pseI gene encoding pseudaminic acid synthase, with translation MEIARRTIGPNAPPFIIAEMSGNHNQSLDRALAIVDAAARSGAHALKIQTYTADTMTLDLEEGEFFISDPNSPWQGKSLYKLYQEAYTPWEWHKPILDRAHKLGMVAFSTPFDETAVDFLETLAVPCYKIASFENTDLPLIRKVAATGKPMIISTGMATVAELDETVRAAREFGCRELVLLKCTSTYPASPENTNILTIPHMRKLFGCEVGLSDHTMGVGVAVAAVAHGAKIIEKHFTLSRADNGVDSTFSMEPAEMAQLVVETERAWQALGQVTYSPTETDKKSLQFRRSLYVVQDLKAGDVLTRENVRAIRPGLGLPPKYLELILGRNASRDVKAGTPMAWEVL, from the coding sequence ATGGAAATTGCCCGTCGAACCATAGGCCCTAATGCCCCGCCTTTCATCATTGCCGAGATGTCTGGCAACCATAACCAATCCCTCGACCGGGCACTTGCGATAGTGGACGCCGCCGCCAGGTCAGGGGCACATGCCTTAAAAATTCAGACCTATACTGCTGATACGATGACCTTAGACCTCGAGGAAGGTGAATTCTTCATTTCCGATCCCAACAGTCCTTGGCAAGGCAAGTCGCTTTACAAGCTTTATCAAGAGGCCTATACGCCTTGGGAGTGGCATAAGCCTATTTTAGACCGCGCTCACAAGTTGGGCATGGTGGCCTTCAGCACCCCGTTTGACGAAACCGCAGTCGATTTCCTGGAGACTCTCGCCGTACCGTGCTATAAGATCGCCTCCTTCGAAAACACTGACCTCCCGCTCATTCGCAAAGTGGCGGCGACCGGCAAACCGATGATTATTTCGACAGGCATGGCCACGGTGGCGGAGCTGGACGAGACCGTGCGCGCTGCCCGCGAGTTCGGCTGCCGTGAGCTAGTGCTGCTGAAGTGCACCAGCACCTATCCTGCCTCCCCTGAGAATACCAACATTCTGACTATTCCCCACATGCGCAAGCTCTTCGGTTGCGAAGTCGGTCTGTCAGACCATACCATGGGCGTGGGGGTAGCGGTGGCAGCCGTCGCACACGGCGCAAAGATTATCGAAAAGCATTTTACGCTTTCCCGCGCCGACAACGGTGTAGATAGTACGTTCTCCATGGAGCCTGCCGAAATGGCACAACTGGTGGTCGAGACCGAACGCGCCTGGCAGGCGCTAGGCCAAGTGACCTATAGCCCAACGGAAACCGATAAAAAGTCGCTCCAGTTCCGTCGCTCGCTTTATGTCGTGCAAGACCTCAAGGCCGGGGATGTGCTGACACGGGAAAATGTGCGTGCAATTAGACCGGGGTTGGGATTACCGCCGAAGTACCTTGAACTGATATTAGGACGCAACGCCAGTCGTGATGTGAAGGCGGGAACGCCGATGGCTTGGGAGGTTTTGTGA